Proteins encoded by one window of Leptospira stimsonii:
- a CDS encoding NAD(P)/FAD-dependent oxidoreductase produces the protein MKFDYEVLIIGGGPAGLSAGMSLGRMSRTALVCDDSRPRNAPSSHLNNFPTRDGIHPAEWRKMVRKDLEKYKSIQFFEGSVLSVEKSDLGFVATFLSGEIFHFRKVILAYGVEDKPLPVPGFQELWGKSIFHCPYCHGFEIRGSRLGLISNNELTFHMLPLVNDLASDLILFTNGKAFFGEEEKGLLKRNRVKLIEEKISGFLYEGERLKAVSLENGEVVKREAVFFHPTFPFALKSRIGETLGCEKNQFGFYKVNERGATSVEGVFACGDNVSPAHSVLLASASGATAGAGVVSALLGEEFTKNLAE, from the coding sequence ATGAAATTTGATTATGAAGTTTTGATTATCGGCGGCGGACCGGCGGGGTTGAGCGCCGGAATGTCCCTAGGTCGTATGAGTAGAACCGCTTTGGTCTGCGATGATAGTCGTCCTCGCAATGCGCCGTCTTCTCATCTGAATAACTTTCCGACAAGAGACGGAATTCACCCGGCTGAGTGGAGAAAAATGGTAAGGAAGGACTTGGAAAAGTATAAGTCGATTCAATTTTTTGAGGGATCCGTCTTATCCGTTGAAAAATCCGATCTTGGTTTTGTCGCAACGTTTTTATCCGGAGAAATTTTTCATTTTCGGAAAGTCATTCTTGCTTACGGTGTAGAAGATAAGCCGTTGCCTGTGCCCGGTTTTCAGGAACTCTGGGGGAAATCGATTTTTCATTGTCCTTATTGTCATGGCTTTGAAATTCGAGGTTCCCGCTTAGGTTTGATTTCCAATAACGAGCTGACGTTTCATATGTTACCGCTTGTAAACGACCTTGCTTCCGATCTCATTCTTTTTACGAATGGGAAGGCTTTTTTTGGCGAGGAGGAAAAAGGATTATTAAAACGTAATAGAGTTAAATTGATTGAAGAGAAAATTTCCGGTTTTCTTTACGAAGGAGAAAGGCTGAAAGCGGTTTCTCTCGAAAACGGTGAAGTTGTGAAAAGGGAAGCGGTTTTCTTTCACCCAACGTTCCCGTTTGCGCTCAAATCCCGGATCGGCGAAACCCTGGGTTGTGAAAAAAACCAGTTCGGTTTTTATAAAGTGAATGAAAGAGGGGCGACCTCTGTCGAAGGCGTTTTTGCCTGCGGAGATAACGTGAGTCCCGCCCATTCCGTCTTATTGGCATCTGCTTCGGGTGCTACGGCTGGAGCCGGAGTCGTCTCGGCGTTACTGGGAGAAGAGTTTACGAAGAATTTAGCCGAATAA
- a CDS encoding helix-turn-helix domain-containing protein, translating into MQNVICALRGAVLFVGKLPDLSFHSTVTSATVVGLDREIKKRIKGTEEWMSARCFVFDGALSHETILSGTVGILFADPGSEIGAILAEEAGPKGLSENPLWAPELIATCEEILKTNSECYPEILNDSFPFNRLLPAKNIQDDDRLIHVLRKLVENPEETVNVDELAREIGMSASWLQHEFKNVVGLPLRAFRKWFRIKTAVIALKQGASLADAALSAGFYDQAHFTNVFREIFGISPSTVFGKGEPIHWYIQNEELDRIITAR; encoded by the coding sequence ATGCAGAACGTAATCTGTGCGCTCAGAGGTGCGGTTCTATTTGTCGGAAAACTCCCGGACCTTTCCTTTCATTCGACTGTGACCTCGGCTACGGTAGTCGGTCTCGATCGTGAAATCAAAAAAAGAATCAAAGGAACCGAAGAATGGATGAGCGCTCGTTGTTTTGTATTCGATGGTGCATTGAGTCACGAAACCATTCTAAGCGGAACGGTAGGAATTTTATTCGCCGATCCGGGAAGTGAAATCGGAGCGATCCTCGCCGAAGAAGCCGGACCGAAAGGACTTTCCGAAAATCCCCTTTGGGCGCCGGAATTGATCGCTACTTGTGAAGAGATTCTCAAAACAAACTCGGAATGTTATCCTGAGATTCTGAACGACTCCTTTCCCTTCAATCGTTTGCTTCCCGCAAAAAACATCCAAGACGATGATCGACTAATTCATGTTTTGCGAAAGCTCGTCGAGAATCCGGAAGAGACTGTAAACGTTGACGAGCTTGCTCGAGAAATCGGAATGTCCGCCTCCTGGTTACAACACGAATTTAAGAACGTGGTCGGTTTGCCACTCCGTGCGTTTCGCAAATGGTTCCGTATCAAGACCGCCGTCATCGCACTCAAACAAGGAGCCTCCCTCGCGGATGCCGCACTGAGCGCCGGATTTTATGATCAGGCACATTTTACGAATGTATTTCGGGAAATATTCGGGATCTCCCCATCGACCGTTTTTGGAAAAGGAGAACCGATCCATTGGTATATTCAAAACGAGGAATTGGACAGGATCATTACCGCTCGTTAA
- a CDS encoding PaaI family thioesterase has product MTVSELLYHNVPTDLFTLKEDCSLVEQAQNLIDQCHPGATNMKVLKVTSELSEADIPYSQSNRALHGFMHGGCFFSVGDTLTSIMAFFHVENERERTFTMDATIRYLRPVRTDTVRAKARLVRKNGKLLEYVCDFFNEENKRAAQAKYRYAIAEPR; this is encoded by the coding sequence ATGACCGTTTCCGAATTATTATATCATAATGTACCCACGGATCTTTTCACATTAAAGGAAGATTGTAGCCTCGTTGAACAAGCGCAGAACCTGATCGATCAATGTCATCCAGGCGCGACTAACATGAAAGTCCTCAAAGTTACATCCGAACTTTCGGAAGCGGACATACCGTACTCCCAGAGTAACCGCGCACTTCACGGATTTATGCACGGTGGTTGTTTTTTTAGCGTCGGCGATACGCTTACTTCGATCATGGCTTTCTTCCACGTGGAGAACGAAAGAGAAAGGACGTTTACGATGGATGCGACGATTCGTTATCTTCGTCCGGTGAGAACGGACACGGTGCGAGCCAAGGCAAGACTCGTTCGTAAGAATGGAAAACTTTTGGAATACGTTTGCGACTTTTTCAACGAAGAAAACAAAAGAGCCGCTCAGGCGAAATATAGATACGCGATTGCCGAACCGCGTTGA
- a CDS encoding mucoidy inhibitor MuiA family protein codes for MKPFPKTVQKSNSKRILPSAIFLFLLPFFFLNAEDQDSSRVIGKIQSVTIFSDRALVRRNQDVKLQGEETTLRFVRLPAAVILDSIRASSEGTLNISSVSIRTIPAGEDSEITNDPLKKKMVSIQQEIRSETDRQTSFREQLKLLSSFGQLTTEESDRQLRSNAVDVKNWSTSLEFLENRRNSYLEKIQRSEERLEQLNKEFAQANSAFLRMADAKRWSQSEVEVVCSGKPGSKGSISIEYLVSNVSWRGIYDLHGSSEGGDFRLESRVALRQYTGEDWKNVDITISSAKPSAAISLPLLRPWRVSQGSLSQPGSNKNTFNSDEQNPSDAEVSEGEEDSANFTFRLPNRETVVSDNSEHRISMDSAQIKGSVSHVAIPTLSNFVFLKAKFKNTTKMPLLWNDVKVFMDGSFIGSYTPGNRTAVGQEFEMYLGPDQRMKLKRTLLKGEVAGAGFLGKTVQIENQWQIEVSNYTKRPRQVLVYDQFPVSADPNISTKFLGSNHESLKKDANGTLSWALLVKPGEREKFDFSYSIEIPQSMWTSLENIREDRKTSNEIDDLKERNAPASPKKIYNLERIFK; via the coding sequence ATGAAACCATTTCCTAAAACTGTACAAAAATCGAATTCAAAAAGAATTCTTCCATCCGCAATATTTCTCTTTCTCTTGCCGTTCTTTTTTCTAAATGCGGAAGACCAGGATTCTTCCCGAGTCATTGGTAAAATCCAATCCGTAACAATTTTCTCCGATCGAGCCCTCGTTCGGAGAAACCAAGATGTAAAACTTCAGGGAGAAGAAACGACGCTTCGTTTTGTCCGTTTACCCGCCGCCGTGATTCTCGATTCGATTCGGGCTTCCTCCGAGGGAACCCTAAACATTTCGTCCGTTTCCATTCGTACGATTCCCGCTGGAGAAGATTCCGAAATCACAAACGATCCTCTAAAAAAGAAAATGGTTTCGATTCAGCAAGAGATTCGTTCCGAAACGGATCGACAAACGAGTTTCCGTGAACAGTTAAAACTTCTCTCGAGTTTCGGACAGTTGACAACCGAAGAATCGGATCGACAACTCCGTTCGAATGCCGTTGACGTAAAGAATTGGTCCACTAGTCTGGAATTCTTAGAAAATCGCAGAAACTCTTATCTTGAAAAAATTCAAAGATCCGAAGAAAGATTAGAACAATTGAATAAAGAATTCGCGCAAGCGAACTCCGCATTCTTACGAATGGCCGATGCAAAACGTTGGTCCCAATCCGAAGTCGAGGTAGTTTGTTCCGGCAAGCCGGGTTCCAAAGGTTCGATCTCCATCGAGTATTTAGTCTCGAACGTTTCTTGGAGAGGAATTTACGATCTCCACGGTTCTTCCGAAGGAGGAGATTTCCGTTTAGAATCCCGAGTGGCTCTTCGCCAATACACTGGAGAAGATTGGAAGAATGTGGACATCACGATTTCGAGCGCGAAACCTTCCGCCGCAATCTCCTTACCTCTTCTTCGACCTTGGAGAGTGAGCCAAGGAAGTTTGTCTCAGCCCGGTAGCAATAAAAATACGTTCAACTCGGACGAACAAAACCCGAGCGACGCCGAAGTCTCAGAGGGAGAAGAAGATTCCGCCAACTTTACATTCCGTTTACCTAATAGAGAAACGGTCGTCAGCGATAACTCAGAACACAGGATTTCGATGGACAGCGCGCAGATCAAGGGCTCGGTTTCCCACGTGGCGATCCCTACTCTTTCCAATTTCGTGTTTCTCAAAGCAAAATTTAAGAATACTACGAAGATGCCCTTACTCTGGAACGACGTAAAGGTTTTTATGGACGGTAGTTTTATAGGAAGTTATACTCCCGGAAATAGAACCGCAGTGGGTCAAGAATTCGAAATGTATTTAGGACCCGATCAACGAATGAAACTCAAGAGAACCCTTCTGAAAGGTGAAGTCGCAGGCGCCGGTTTTTTGGGCAAAACCGTACAGATCGAAAATCAATGGCAGATCGAAGTTTCCAATTATACGAAGCGACCGAGACAGGTCCTCGTTTACGATCAATTCCCCGTATCTGCGGACCCGAACATCTCCACGAAATTTTTGGGATCGAATCACGAAAGTTTAAAGAAAGACGCAAATGGGACTCTCTCTTGGGCGCTTCTCGTCAAACCGGGTGAAAGAGAAAAATTCGATTTTTCTTATTCGATTGAAATTCCCCAGTCAATGTGGACCAGTTTGGAAAACATTCGAGAGGATCGTAAGACTTCCAATGAAATCGACGATCTCAAAGAAAGGAACGCTCCCGCAAGTCCGAAAAAAATCTATAACTTAGAAAGAATTTTTAAATAA
- a CDS encoding TetR/AcrR family transcriptional regulator: protein MQETGLRETILNVAGSLFIKRGYNSVSIKLIAEEARCTTAALYYYFPEGKEAIRKVVLYSHLPDPEQIVEVGKSAKSLQELFSQIALRVCGHDSDTVRKERWLLAEFPNFTDADREVIHGKLKAIHSALVTETGRYVSDSETTKLLSWLFMSASFGYGQLFGSLQFNKVTDFPTAEFAERIANLLSKDVKS from the coding sequence ATGCAAGAAACAGGTTTACGCGAGACGATCTTAAATGTGGCCGGTTCGCTCTTTATCAAACGCGGCTACAATTCGGTTTCGATAAAACTCATTGCTGAAGAGGCGCGTTGTACTACGGCGGCTCTCTATTACTATTTTCCGGAAGGGAAGGAAGCGATTCGTAAGGTTGTACTGTATTCGCATTTACCCGATCCGGAACAAATTGTGGAAGTGGGCAAATCCGCAAAGTCGCTTCAGGAATTGTTTTCTCAGATTGCTCTGCGGGTGTGCGGGCACGATTCGGACACGGTTCGAAAAGAGCGCTGGCTTTTGGCGGAGTTTCCGAATTTTACGGACGCGGATCGAGAGGTGATCCATGGAAAATTAAAGGCGATTCATTCCGCTCTCGTCACCGAAACCGGGCGATACGTTTCCGATTCGGAAACAACGAAACTTCTCTCGTGGCTCTTTATGTCCGCCAGCTTCGGTTATGGACAACTTTTTGGGAGTCTTCAGTTCAATAAGGTGACCGATTTCCCTACGGCGGAATTTGCAGAAAGGATTGCCAACCTCTTATCGAAAGATGTAAAATCCTAA
- a CDS encoding class I SAM-dependent methyltransferase, which yields MELHLQEIREQQKESWNRFSPGWKKWDDLFMDFLKPMGDEIIRRLDLKKTDRVLDIAAGTGEPGLTIATLVKDGSVLITDLAEDMLIVAKENARRRGITNIETQACDVSELPFPDNTFDAISCRFGFMFFPDMKLAASEMFRVLKPGGKVATSVWNVPDKNFWITAVMGAIQKNMNLPAPIPGAPGMFRCSEKNLIFNLFREVGLKNVFVKEVDGKLKCQTAETYWNVMTEVAAPIVAALSKADENLKEKIKEEVFQSVNQKYSSGDVQIESSALVVWGEKS from the coding sequence ATGGAACTTCACTTACAAGAAATACGAGAACAACAAAAGGAATCTTGGAATCGATTCTCCCCGGGTTGGAAGAAATGGGACGACCTGTTTATGGATTTTTTGAAGCCGATGGGAGATGAAATCATTCGCAGGCTGGATCTGAAAAAGACGGATCGAGTTTTGGATATAGCCGCGGGAACGGGCGAACCCGGTTTGACGATTGCTACTTTGGTCAAGGATGGATCCGTCCTCATCACCGATCTCGCGGAAGATATGCTTATCGTGGCAAAGGAAAACGCGAGACGTCGAGGTATTACGAACATCGAGACACAGGCTTGTGACGTGAGTGAACTTCCTTTTCCCGATAACACCTTCGACGCGATCAGTTGTAGATTCGGCTTTATGTTTTTTCCCGATATGAAACTCGCCGCGAGCGAAATGTTTCGTGTATTGAAACCGGGTGGAAAAGTCGCAACCTCGGTTTGGAATGTTCCGGATAAGAATTTTTGGATCACCGCCGTGATGGGTGCGATTCAAAAGAATATGAACTTACCCGCTCCCATTCCAGGCGCTCCGGGAATGTTTCGTTGTTCCGAAAAAAATCTCATCTTCAATCTGTTTCGAGAGGTAGGTCTGAAGAATGTTTTTGTCAAAGAAGTCGACGGCAAACTCAAGTGTCAAACCGCGGAAACGTATTGGAACGTGATGACCGAAGTAGCGGCTCCGATTGTTGCGGCCCTTTCCAAAGCCGACGAAAATTTAAAAGAGAAAATTAAGGAAGAAGTGTTTCAATCCGTAAATCAAAAGTATTCCAGCGGAGACGTTCAGATCGAATCGAGCGCCTTGGTTGTCTGGGGAGAAAAATCCTGA
- a CDS encoding porin OmpL1, protein MSRRLLFLAVVFFSTMSVSAKSYAIVGLGLQLDLGEMGSTITKDGIDAATYFGPVRSSNPCSVGVDSGCVQDPSKAAGTGTYLGVGVRRAVPSENRLIILERTTGGLINARSTKGAMVGGNLMVGYESDFAKYFFWRIAAEYTQKIAGGITKADMLGISLVDITWGFSSVVIPATVGLKINFTEDTAIYLGAGINYFNGGWSLNGTNNIKAGYDVLSAVGLSTLANLVSDGTDPVSTREHTRFRASGFAPNFLIGTQARVSEKGHVFIEVETILSEAYSVGKSQTVGGAVNISPYPAFSIVVGGQVYRFGFKQEL, encoded by the coding sequence ATGAGTCGTAGGTTACTGTTTTTGGCGGTCGTATTTTTTTCGACAATGAGCGTTTCTGCTAAGTCCTATGCGATCGTAGGTCTTGGTCTGCAATTGGATTTAGGTGAAATGGGAAGCACAATCACGAAGGATGGAATCGACGCGGCTACGTATTTCGGGCCCGTACGATCTTCGAATCCTTGTTCCGTAGGAGTCGATTCGGGTTGTGTTCAAGATCCTTCGAAGGCCGCAGGCACGGGAACGTATCTCGGTGTCGGAGTTCGACGCGCGGTTCCTTCTGAAAATAGGCTCATCATTTTGGAGCGCACTACGGGAGGTCTTATCAACGCGAGAAGCACAAAAGGCGCCATGGTTGGTGGAAACTTGATGGTCGGTTACGAATCCGATTTTGCGAAGTATTTCTTTTGGAGGATCGCGGCCGAATACACACAAAAAATTGCCGGTGGTATTACCAAAGCGGATATGCTTGGTATCAGTTTGGTCGATATCACTTGGGGATTCAGTTCTGTCGTCATTCCAGCCACCGTCGGCCTCAAAATTAATTTTACGGAAGATACGGCTATTTATTTGGGCGCGGGTATCAATTATTTCAACGGCGGCTGGTCTTTAAATGGTACGAACAATATCAAGGCGGGATACGATGTTCTCAGCGCGGTTGGGCTTTCCACTTTGGCAAATCTCGTGAGCGACGGTACGGATCCGGTTTCAACACGCGAACACACACGCTTTCGTGCTTCCGGCTTTGCGCCTAACTTCTTGATCGGAACACAAGCTCGTGTTTCGGAAAAAGGTCACGTATTCATCGAAGTTGAAACGATTCTTTCCGAAGCCTATTCCGTAGGGAAATCGCAAACAGTAGGCGGTGCGGTGAATATTTCTCCGTATCCCGCATTCTCCATTGTAGTGGGCGGTCAAGTTTATCGGTTCGGTTTTAAACAAGAACTCTAA
- a CDS encoding methyl-accepting chemotaxis protein, whose translation MSDESRFLLRLSLKLEAITYLQGVPIGIVFIVVAGGFTGEKLVYFLEGVLTATLITLFVLFIRWQILRRILTHPISKNTDPPSIEVSAQKRKISLLNFPLLEVAITVAQWTIGIGIAYFTTNALIPLTIQETLLYPILWCMIIGIVACSHFFVSEIEISSILQNADLEKVELDPKQYHKVTLEQRFIYTLSSIVLLPIIFLTYFLLVLRGSYSEAYPIEYALFVAFLLLALMIFTTSKLFLSSLRKNSNAISEIVSAIASGNIQSSMALISSDEIGQVSHKMSAFLSKMNSVVMAIRSEARTLQERSDILANDTQKFSTQAQDQAASFEELASAVEELSASGTSVLHQANNQEERVRIAEDAVQELSNAIGAIHQESGFAKKEASRMASFVETGRESIERSVRTMSKIETSTDKMGSALTIILAIADKLKLLSINASIEAARSGEAGKGFSVVAEEISKLGENTNSNAVRIQSLIEDATTRVKEGAHDMAESAESFTKIEVSIKQSIPMVEKISALSLRQLSANEAVKQNFDLINRLAADIKNSTQEQSLTLTEFAESVLRLSQNTQAVSTNSDNINVLASQLAGQSQVLNREVDYFRK comes from the coding sequence ATGTCCGACGAATCCAGATTTCTCCTTCGACTTTCCCTAAAATTGGAAGCGATCACCTATTTGCAAGGTGTGCCGATCGGAATCGTTTTTATCGTAGTCGCGGGCGGATTTACAGGCGAAAAGCTCGTTTACTTTTTAGAAGGGGTATTGACCGCGACTCTGATCACTCTGTTCGTATTGTTCATTCGTTGGCAAATCTTAAGAAGAATCTTGACTCATCCTATTTCTAAAAATACCGATCCCCCGTCGATCGAAGTGTCCGCTCAAAAGAGAAAAATCTCCTTATTGAATTTTCCTCTATTGGAAGTAGCCATCACCGTTGCACAATGGACTATTGGAATTGGAATCGCCTATTTCACGACAAACGCACTCATTCCTCTGACGATACAAGAAACGTTACTCTATCCGATTCTTTGGTGTATGATTATCGGTATCGTAGCATGTTCTCACTTTTTCGTATCGGAAATCGAAATCTCTTCGATCTTACAAAATGCGGACTTAGAAAAAGTCGAATTGGATCCGAAGCAATATCACAAAGTGACATTAGAACAAAGATTCATCTATACTCTTTCTTCGATCGTCCTATTGCCGATCATATTTCTGACGTACTTCCTATTGGTATTAAGAGGTTCCTACTCGGAAGCGTATCCGATCGAGTATGCTCTGTTTGTGGCTTTTCTTCTTTTGGCATTGATGATATTCACAACGTCCAAATTATTCTTAAGTTCCTTAAGGAAGAATTCAAATGCGATATCCGAAATCGTAAGTGCGATCGCATCGGGGAATATCCAGAGTTCGATGGCCCTGATCTCAAGCGACGAGATCGGACAAGTGAGCCATAAGATGAGCGCGTTCCTTTCCAAAATGAATTCGGTTGTAATGGCGATACGAAGCGAAGCGAGAACCCTGCAGGAACGATCGGATATCCTTGCAAACGATACGCAAAAATTTTCAACTCAGGCCCAAGACCAAGCGGCCTCATTTGAAGAATTGGCATCTGCGGTCGAAGAATTATCCGCTAGCGGTACATCGGTTCTCCATCAGGCGAACAATCAGGAAGAACGGGTTCGAATCGCGGAAGACGCGGTTCAAGAACTCAGCAACGCGATCGGAGCGATTCATCAAGAATCCGGCTTCGCAAAAAAGGAAGCGAGTAGAATGGCCAGCTTTGTCGAAACAGGAAGAGAATCGATAGAAAGATCCGTTCGCACCATGTCCAAAATTGAAACCAGTACGGACAAGATGGGATCGGCGCTAACGATCATTCTTGCGATCGCGGATAAGCTCAAATTACTTTCGATCAACGCTTCGATCGAAGCGGCGAGATCCGGCGAAGCCGGCAAAGGATTCAGCGTGGTCGCGGAGGAAATTTCGAAATTGGGAGAGAATACGAATAGCAACGCGGTAAGAATTCAAAGTCTGATCGAGGACGCAACCACACGTGTCAAAGAAGGGGCGCACGATATGGCGGAGTCCGCGGAGTCGTTTACGAAAATCGAAGTGAGTATCAAACAATCGATTCCTATGGTCGAAAAAATCTCCGCGCTTTCTCTGCGGCAACTTTCGGCGAACGAAGCGGTCAAACAAAATTTCGATTTGATCAATCGTTTGGCCGCTGATATCAAAAACTCCACGCAGGAACAATCTCTGACCCTAACCGAATTTGCGGAATCCGTTCTTCGTCTTTCACAAAATACACAAGCCGTATCTACAAATTCGGATAATATCAACGTACTCGCCTCACAACTCGCAGGGCAATCACAGGTTCTCAATCGCGAAGTGGATTACTTCCGTAAATGA
- a CDS encoding FG-GAP-like repeat-containing protein, with protein MKRIQKFNGSAVFLSLWLMGCVKPIFNPEITFSRAWTETEILKCLLSGSCLGQTQPTLKVANLSSSRNSILESGFIVGTANDDLSSIEVSLDAGPFLPATGTVQWRYLIPSSWKAGSFHSIQVRSRDFSGNPSGILNYGMWKGKNKDVNGDGFPDIAIGASLFSTTRNGDIYLYYGLGMGGFNPTNATMANVIITGDAAASFGYALQLGDVNGDGFADLVAGGSFEYGGANGKVYIFYSNGTSGIFASSFANANLVLNAGASTTLGYSLSLGDVNGDGITDIATSGYVGSGIAQIYHGGTGGVSPAPNTSIVGPGTNFGSAIRLGDLNGDGFSDLIVNGNTYSASSGRLWIFHSGPGGITATNTATPTLTLTGASPNDTFGISMETGDINGDGFEDLIAASPGYSGSNGRVYTFHGSSSGLTAVSVSGANQTLTAGTAAESFGGSLALGDVNGDGFSDLAVSATNFNAGLGKTVVFHSTGTTISGATSTIIEGESPGDTFGVGAFGDWNADGFADWIAGAAGNTTSSGRAYLFYSQGASGLDVSLAASANLAISGPTNSLFGSTFSR; from the coding sequence TTGAAAAGAATCCAAAAATTCAATGGCTCCGCCGTTTTCCTTTCGCTTTGGTTGATGGGTTGTGTAAAACCGATCTTCAATCCGGAGATTACGTTTTCGCGCGCCTGGACGGAAACTGAAATTCTAAAATGTCTTCTTTCCGGATCTTGTCTGGGTCAAACTCAACCCACTCTGAAAGTCGCAAATCTTTCTTCTTCTCGAAATTCAATATTAGAATCCGGTTTTATAGTCGGAACGGCGAACGACGATTTATCGAGTATCGAAGTGAGCCTGGATGCCGGACCATTCTTACCCGCAACCGGAACGGTCCAATGGCGTTATCTCATTCCTTCTTCTTGGAAAGCTGGGAGTTTTCATTCCATCCAAGTGCGAAGCAGGGATTTCTCCGGAAATCCTTCCGGGATTCTGAATTACGGTATGTGGAAAGGAAAGAACAAAGACGTCAATGGAGACGGCTTTCCCGATATCGCGATCGGAGCTTCCTTATTTTCTACCACAAGAAACGGTGACATCTATCTCTATTACGGACTTGGAATGGGAGGATTCAATCCCACAAACGCAACGATGGCTAACGTGATCATCACGGGAGATGCGGCCGCTTCCTTCGGATATGCGCTTCAACTAGGGGACGTAAACGGAGACGGTTTTGCGGATCTCGTAGCAGGCGGTTCTTTCGAATACGGAGGAGCAAACGGGAAAGTATATATCTTCTATAGCAACGGAACGAGCGGAATTTTTGCATCTAGTTTTGCAAACGCGAATTTGGTTCTCAACGCGGGTGCTTCCACAACACTCGGGTATTCTCTCTCTTTAGGGGACGTGAACGGAGACGGAATAACGGATATCGCGACGAGCGGTTACGTTGGATCCGGCATCGCTCAAATTTATCACGGAGGAACCGGCGGTGTTTCCCCTGCTCCCAATACTTCGATCGTCGGACCTGGAACGAACTTCGGTTCGGCGATTCGATTGGGTGATCTGAACGGCGACGGATTTTCCGATTTGATCGTGAACGGAAATACATATAGCGCTTCTTCCGGTAGACTCTGGATCTTTCACAGCGGGCCGGGCGGAATCACTGCGACCAATACTGCAACTCCTACGCTGACTCTTACCGGCGCTTCGCCGAATGATACGTTCGGAATCTCCATGGAAACCGGCGATATCAACGGAGACGGATTCGAAGATTTGATCGCCGCTTCCCCAGGCTATTCCGGATCGAACGGAAGGGTCTATACGTTTCATGGAAGCTCGAGCGGACTCACCGCCGTATCCGTGAGCGGAGCGAATCAAACTCTTACAGCCGGCACAGCCGCAGAATCCTTCGGCGGCAGTTTAGCGTTAGGCGATGTAAATGGAGACGGATTCTCGGATCTCGCCGTAAGCGCCACAAACTTCAATGCAGGACTTGGAAAAACAGTCGTCTTTCATTCGACTGGAACAACGATCTCCGGAGCCACCTCCACAATCATCGAAGGAGAATCACCGGGAGACACCTTTGGAGTCGGAGCCTTTGGCGATTGGAACGCAGACGGATTTGCGGACTGGATCGCGGGTGCGGCAGGAAATACGACCAGTTCCGGTCGAGCCTATCTTTTCTACAGTCAAGGAGCGAGCGGACTCGATGTGTCCTTGGCCGCGAGCGCAAACTTGGCAATCTCGGGGCCGACGAATTCTCTTTTCGGATCAACGTTCAGTCGATAA